The Cutaneotrichosporon cavernicola HIS019 DNA, chromosome: 5 DNA segment CTTATGGCCAATGCTGACTCGCAGGAACATGTACTTTGTGCCGATGGGCATGCTGAACGGCGCGTCAATCACTGTTGGAAGATATATCGTGCGATCCGTCCTCCCCAGCTTCATTGGTAACAGTGAGTGTGGCGTTGGGCGGGCTTCGGGTCAGTCGCTAACCTATCTCTAGTGCTCGGCGGATGTCTTCTCGGTCTGCCAATGGTGTTCATGCACCACCCGCCAGAACTGCCGTCCTTTTGGAGTCGTTCCAGCAGCGGTAGTTCCATGTGCACGTTCACAGAGGAAGCACCGACGAGGGTAGCGTCCCGCGTCAATGTGTCGGAGAGCAAGGTATAGAGCTGTAGACTGATTGCATAGCATGTAGCATAACCATCCCATCAATGGTGCATAGTGTCGTAGTGAACtggcgagggtggcggGAGGGAGCTGAGTCTAGTGCTTTTCGGGGGCTGACACGGCGAGCTCATTTTCCCGGCTCATACGACACATCGTGGTGCCTGCCAGGGCCGCTGGGGTATGCATTCCCGTTCGATCAGATCGAAATTCCCGTTCGAGGCTGAGAATGGGCAACTGCGGGCGACAACTTTTGTAGATAACCCACTTCGGAGCTTCGGCCCGAAGACCAAACATTGCAACACATCGACATTCCCGTTCGTCCCATTGTCATTGCCTCTGGGACCGGCGCGATCTCGGCGTTCACGGAGCGGGAACGGCATCGTCCAATCGCCAGGTGCCTGGAATACGCTGTGACGATAGAATACGTTGTGACGACATTTTCTGATTGTGCGTCAAGGTCCGAAGCAATCAACGGTCTAGATACTTTCCTGTACGATCCGCTGTCCGAAGCAATCCGACGGTGTAAATCCTTTCATGCACGATCCGGTGTCCGAAGCAATCCAACGGTACAAGTCCTTTCATGCACGATTCACTGGTCCGCCACAAGAAGCGGTGCCCAAACTGTTTGTACTTGCAGATTGTGATACTTTGCAGCAGATGAAACCTGAGGAGCGCCTGACGAGCCAGACAGGAATCTCAACCATCACGTTGACAACTGTTGCATTTCTACCCCCTTACCCCCCCATTTCTACCCCCTTAACACCCTATCTTGCAATATCAACTACACGCTGAGGGCAGAAGCCTCGTCACCGTGCTGAGACCTgtccacctcggcgtccttgaaCTTGCGCGTCGGGGTGCGCTTGGAAAAGAGCCagtcgagctcctcgtaCGTGCGACCCTTGGTCTCGGGAAGGTTGAAGAACAGCCACACAAATGTGAGGAACGCTGTGCCACCCCAGATGAAGCCGGTGAAACCCTTGAGGTTCCACTGCGTCGGGTTCATAAAGTACGGCTGCAGGATGCCCGAAACGACACTGACGAGGTAGTAGGCGTTGCGAGCGAGGCAGACAGTCTTCTGGCGCAGGCGGGTGCTGCCGACTTCTGCGGGGAGGGCCCATCCCAGCTGACCCGCCGACAGCTGGAAGACAAACGTCCAGGCGAGAGTGAGGACGGCCTGGGTCATGCCGACGCTGGACTTGTGCGTCCACACATTGAGGATACCGATAACGAAGAGGATCATCGACATGGTGAACATGCCCCAGAGGTAgatgcggcggcggccaaaGTACGGCATGAGGAAGAACCAGTTGACGAGGGTGCCGAACAGCGCGAGGCCGGTTCCGCCGACGTTGAGGTTGTAGGTCTCGTCCGTCGTAAGGCCGACTTGCTGGAAGAAGTAGGTCGAGTTGTATGCAAAGGTCGAGCCGGACAGAACCTGGCCCGCAAAGGAGACACAGGCAATAATTGTCCGGCGGCGTTCAGTGCCGCGGAAGCAGTCGAGGTAGCTGGTACCCGCAGTGATTTCCTCTTCAACCTGGTTGGTGTGCACGATCGTAGCAAGCGTCGCCTTGACATCGACGTTTGCAGACGAACGCTGCAGGCGGCGAAGGGAGAG contains these protein-coding regions:
- a CDS encoding uncharacterized protein (Belongs to the major facilitator superfamily. Sugar transporter (TC 2.A.1.1) family); translated protein: MATEKPYDVQLEIMQTKDGHSLRIDEDTLKSEHALSTRDAIKAYPMAIFWSLAVSMCVIMEGYDTILIGNFYAYPEFAKKYGQFIDEHGNHQLSAAWQAGLGNCSGVGCFFGVMLNGYLVAKWGQKRVLVGALIVLSCFIFITFFAPNIIVLAVGQVLCGLPWGVFASSAPAYSSEVLPMSLRVYLTSYTNMCFIIGQLIAAGVLAGLVHRTDEWAYRIPFALQWLWPAFLIPLLCFAPESPWHLVRVGQLEEAELSLRRLQRSSANVDVKATLATIVHTNQVEEEITAGTSYLDCFRGTERRRTIIACVSFAGQVLSGSTFAYNSTYFFQQVGLTTDETYNLNVGGTGLALFGTLVNWFFLMPYFGRRRIYLWGMFTMSMILFVIGILNVWTHKSSVGMTQAVLTLAWTFVFQLSAGQLGWALPAEVGSTRLRQKTVCLARNAYYLVSVVSGILQPYFMNPTQWNLKGFTGFIWGGTAFLTFVWLFFNLPETKGRTYEELDWLFSKRTPTRKFKDAEVDRSQHGDEASALSV